The following is a genomic window from Amycolatopsis cihanbeyliensis.
CCGACGTGCTGCACCTCGGCCAGGACGACATCCCGGTGCCGGTGGCAAGGCGGATCCTCGGCGCGGACCCGGTGCTCGGCCGCTCCACGCATTCCTGGCCGCAGGCCGAAGCGGCGGCGGCCGAACCGGGGGTGGACTACTTCTGCACCGGCCCGTGCTGGCCGACCCCCACCAAGCCGGGGCGGGAGGCGCCAGGGCTCGACCTCGTGCGGGCCACCGCGAGCGCCGCGCCGGCTCGCCCGTGGTTCGCCATCGGCGGCATCGACCTCGAACGGCTGCCGGAGGTCCGCGCCGCCGGGGCGGAACGTGTCGTGGTGGTCCGCGCGATCACCGACGCGCCCGACCCCCGAGCCGTCGCGGAAGCGCTCACCCGGGAACTACGACCCGGTTCCTGAGCTCCCCTCGTCCGAACGGCCGTTGCCCCCACCGCCGTCACCGCCGTCACCGCTGCCTGGCTCGGCGGATCTGCTGGAGGTCGGTGGGGACGAACTCTCCGGCGTACTGGGCGTGCTCTCCGGCGTCTCGGTCGGATCCGGTGTGTTGTGCTCGCCCTCCTCGCCGTCCTCCGGCCGCGGGCGCTCGCCGGTCCCGCTCGGCGGCGCGGTGCCGGAGTCCGTGCCGCCCGGCGACTCCCCCCGCTGGTCACCGCCGGCCGGCTGGCCACCGCCGCCACCGACGATCCGGCCGATCGTGCTGCCCTCTCCGCCGGAGACCGGCTTGCCGGTGGTCAGCTCGAACCCGGTCAGCACCAGCATGCCGAGCACGAAGGCGAGCACGCTGGTGGCGATGATCAACGGCCAGCGCAGCCTGCCCAGCCGGGTTCGCGCGCCCTCCTCGACCCCGGGCTCCTCCTGGCCGGGTCGCGGGAGCGGGACGGTGCGGTCATCCCCCTCGGGCGCGCCCTCCGCGCTGACCGCCTTCTCCTGCCGCGATCTGCCACCGGCCAGCACCCGGGACCGCCGCGCCGCCTCTTTGGTGCGATGCAACGACCGCAGGTACAGCTCGCTGCCGATCGTGGTCGCCACGCTGATCACGCCTGCCCCGAGCACGGTGCCGTACACCCCGAGCGACGAGCCGAGAAACGCCGCGGTGACCGCCGCCAGCCCCGCGGCGAGCACCTGCAACGGCTTGACGCCCGGACCCTTCGACTCCTCCGATTCCTCGCTGCTGCCCTTCTCCTTGGTCATGTCTTTCGCTTTGCTCACGACTCCCCGAATCTCCCGCACTCTCAACGGGTAAGGCGATCCGGAGGCTCCCGGCGTTGCCGAAAGGTGAGCAGCACCACTGCGACCGACAAGAAAGTCCACAAGGGACAGTAAATCCTTGACGATTACTTGACACTCAGCGGGTTACGCACGATCCGGACCCTTCCGAACGGGACCCGCCCGAAACCCGGCGACGGCACGACGAGCGAAGCCCCGCACGACCCTCCCCTTGACAGGCAAGTGACAACTTGCCTATAAATGGTGTCCGTGGACGCGGACTCCGACCTGTTCAAGGCCATTGGCGACGCGACGCGACGCACCATCCTGGACGAGCTGACCGACAAGGACGGTCAGACGCTGTTCGAGATCTGCGGCCGGCTGGCCATGAAGCACGGCCTTGCCTCCTCGCGCCAGGCCATCTCGCAGCACCTCGCGGTGCTCGAACAGGCCGGC
Proteins encoded in this region:
- the thiE gene encoding thiamine phosphate synthase; amino-acid sequence: MPGLNGDQIRDRLAEARLYLCTDARAERGDLAEFADAALAGGVDILQLRDKSEGAPLEAGQELAALEILAEACARHGALLAVNDRADIALAAGADVLHLGQDDIPVPVARRILGADPVLGRSTHSWPQAEAAAAEPGVDYFCTGPCWPTPTKPGREAPGLDLVRATASAAPARPWFAIGGIDLERLPEVRAAGAERVVVVRAITDAPDPRAVAEALTRELRPGS
- a CDS encoding ArsR/SmtB family transcription factor, with protein sequence MDADSDLFKAIGDATRRTILDELTDKDGQTLFEICGRLAMKHGLASSRQAISQHLAVLEQAGLVHTRRQGRYKFHHIDPNPLRSIVERWPIDREEPNP